The Cytobacillus sp. NJ13 sequence AGCAGTCTGCAAAAAGCCATCCAATATTAAACCTCTCAATAATAAGGCGAAAATTCAAAGGAGCCCATATGGTCACAAATATGCCTGAGCAAATGTCACTGAAAGAACTAAGGACTGATTTAGTGCGTTTTATGATGTCCTACAAGTTCGCATTGGAAGAAATAAACACGAAAATAAATATCCTGAAAGAAGAATTTCAGTATGTGCATGACTATAATCCGATTGAGCATGTAAAATCACGAATTAAATCTCCTGAAAGTATATTTAAAAAGCTTCAGCGAAAAAATTTGGAGATTTCTTTAGAATCCATTCAGCAAAATATTCGGGATATTGCGGGCGTCCGCATTACATGTTCGTTTGTGTCCGATATATATAAAATCAAAGCCATGCTTGAAAGCCAGAAGGATATAACCGTGCTCGAATGCAAGGATTATATTCAGAACCCAAAGCCAAATGGCTATCAGAGCCTGCATCTGATTGTCCAGATCCCCATTTTTATGTCTGACAGGGAAGAGCTGGTTCCTGTTGAGATTCAAATCAGGACGATCGCCATGGACTTCTGGGCGAGCCTGGAGCACAAGATTTACTACAAGTACAATAAAGAAATTCCGCAAAGAATAGTGAATGAACTGAAAGAGGCAGCTGACACGGCTTCACGCCTCGATCGGAAAATGGAGAATATCCATGAGGAAATGATTGGTCTAAAACAGCTGGAAGATGATGAAGCCATGATTTTTTCCCCTGAAAGCCTTCAATTTCTGCTGGCCAGGAAAGGGATAAGAACTTAAAGGAGACGAAATAGATGCAAGTGTGGACAGATATGCCGAATTTCGTAAAAAGAGAGCTGGAGCAGCTTGAAGAAAAAGTATCCCCCGTAATGAAAAAAGCATCCAGATATATTTTTTGGTCAACACCTTTGATTATTCTGTCATTAATCAATCTCATGACCTTATTTTTCACCGTGCAGGATGAGAAAACATCGCCGGTAACCATTCTGATTTACGCCATTATTGGTGCGCTCGGTTTCGCGCTTTCTAAAGAAGGGAAACATCAGCAGCTGGAAATTCAGAAACTGAGCTCTCAGTACATTAAAGAACGGATCACTAAAAGCCAATGGGCTTCTTACCCTATTAAAACGAGATATCAAGCACTGATCAATGAGAATCCCAGAAAGGCAGTCCCTTATTTTATCCAATTTTTAAAGGAGGAAAAAAGAGACTGGCAGTAAGGAGGAACCGAACTTGCCCAAAATTACTTTTTTCAATTTGCCTGAAGACAAACGGGGAAGCTTAGTCCATGCGGCGAAAAAGGAATTTGCCCGCGTCCCGCTTTATCAGGCATCCATATCCAATATCATAAAAGATGCCAAAATCCCGCGCGGCAGCTTTTATCAATATTTTGACGACAAAGAAGATGCGTTTTTCTACTTATTGAATAGCCATGTTTCTGCATATAAGCTTCACTTTCTGGAAGCGCTCCGCAAAAATAAGGGCGATATTTTTGATGCGATGATCGATTTTTATACAGCCATCATTACCGAGGAAAAAGAAAATCTGCAGTTTCTGAGGAATTTATTTCTCAATATGACGCATCGAATCGAAAATGTTATGGCAAGAAGCTTCGGTGAAAATGACCTGAATGAGAATTTCAAGAAAATCAGCAATCTGATTAATAAGGAGCGGCTGAATATACAGGACGAGCATGAACTTTTTCATATGATGCAGATTATTTCCTCCGTCACATTCCACAATATCGTAAAAAAATTTGCGGGGGAACTGCCATTCGATGAAGCAGTAAATAATTATAGAACAGAAATCTATTTATTAAAAAAAGGGTTTGTATCAGGATGATTTTCGGAAAGCCTGTCTCTAAAAGGATTAGAGACAGGCTTTTTTGGGAACGTAAAAAATAGCATGGAGCTTATTCCCTATTAGGGGAATATATAAAACAATTTTCAGGAAAGGGGTTATATATGGCGAACAAGAATAGATGGCTGATTGCCCTTTCAGCTGTCGCCATTCATTTATCGATTGGTTCGGTGTATGCGTACAGCGTCTATCAAAACCCATTGAAAGAAACGCTTGGCTGGGAAAAAACCGATGTCTCACTGGCATTTACCATTGCGATTTTTATCCTTGGGATTGCGGCAGCCTTTTTTGGGCGGTTTGTGGAAAAGCGGGGACCAAGAGTTTCAGCCATGATTGCCGCAGTCTTCTTTGGAATTGGGATTATTGGGTCCGGATTCGCCATACAATTGGAGAACTATGTCCTATTCCTGATTTTTTTTGGTGTCATTGGGGGACTGGGTCTCGGGTTCGGCTATATTGCGCCTGTCTCCACATTGGTTAAGTGGTTTCCTGACAGAAGGGGACTTGCCACAGGAATGGCAGTTATGGGCTTCGGTGCTGGGGCCCTGATCACTAGCCCCATTGCAAGCAGATTAATGATCGCAACTTCGATTCCGACAACCTTCTATGTCCTGGGAATCAGTTATTTTATTCTGATGATTTTGGGATCGCTTTATATCGCAAAGCCGCCTCAAGGATGGGCACCAGAAGGAATGGAAGAGAACACGGAAGAGCGGCCGGTAAAGGCAGATCTGGCACAGCTGACTGCCAATGAAGCAATTAAGACCAAGCGTTTCTGGCTTCTTTGGATTATGATGTTCATCAATATTTCTGCAGGTATCATGATTCTCTCGGTTGCCGCACCAATGGCACAGGAAATCACTGGGGCAAGCGCCATCACGGCTGCAAGCATCGTTGGCATAATGGGACTCTTTAATGGCGGAGGAAGAATTGGCTGGGCATCTGCATCAGATTACCTTGGAAGAGGAAATACATATATGACCTTCTTCCTGATCCAGGTTGCTGCCTTCTTCATACTTCCATTCATTACAAACTCATTTATCTTTTCTGTATTCCTCTATATCATTGTTTCATGCTATGGAGGTGGATTTGCATCGCTTCCTGCCTTTATTGGAGACCTGTTTGGTACCAAACAGCTTGGCGCTATTCATGGTTATCTGCTTACTTCGTGGTCCATCGCTGGTGTGGTCGGCCCTATGCTCGTATCCAGCATATATGAAAATACGCAAAGCTATACGATTACTTTCTATGTATTTGGCACCATGCTTGCCATCGGCTTCATCGTCTCACTGCTGATGAAACGCGACATCAAGAAAATCAGAACTGCGAAGAATCAAAAAAGAGCAAGCGGACAGCTTGTCATTGAATAAAGAGAAGAACTCCTGCCGGATTAGCTGGCAGGAGTTCTTTATTAATTTTCAAAGGAGAATGGATGAACACGGTCATTGGAGCATTCCGGGCAAATAATCAGCATATCAAAGCTGTATTCATGTTCCTCCCTGTACCCGCAGATTTCACAGACCTTTGTTTCGGCTCTCCAGCTAGCATGTATCACAATTCTGAATGACGCCAACTACCAAATCCGGCTGGGAAGAACAAATTCCCGGGAGAAAAGGATGATGATCCCTTGCCGCCTCAAAAATCGACTGTCCCGGCTTCACTTCGATTTCCTTTTCCTCCAGGTAAAGTGAAATTTCCTCCATTCATACTGCACCACCACCTATTCATTCATACAATTTAAAAAGTATTTGTTGAAAATGGGAAATGTATTACAAAATGGCCGTAATTGGCAGGGGTAAAGGATAGAATGCGGGCGCTATGGATCAAGAAGTCAAGACTGTCGCCATAGGATAGAAAAAATAATAGGGTTTTGTTTCATTTAAAATCCTCCGATTGGTTCACTAGTGTAAAATATATTCAACAATAACTGTTCAACCCCTTTTTAATATTTGTTTTTCGTACAATAAAAAGACTGAGCATGCCCATTGAAAAATCCGCCAATATCCGTTACTATATAAATACAAGCTGCATTGTTCGTAATCATAATAAAGTTTTAACCTTTAAGCTGTAACAGGGAGTTTTACATTGAAACGGGAATGACAGGCCTTCGTCTATATGACAAGGAGGACAAGCAGGAATGTTTCTGCGAACACCCACTTTGAGGAGTGGTGGTTTAAAACTTTCTTATCATTATTTACGGCAATGGCGGCTGTATATATGAAAATTAACCAGTTCTCAAGGAGAGCTGGTTTTTTTGCGTTTAGAAATCAAAATTCTGGTTAAACCAAGATAAACGACACATTAACAGGAGATGTAATAATGAAAGAAATTACGGAAAAGAGATTTTGCGAAGTCTGCGGAAAAGAAACTTTTCACATTGCCAGGGAAGATGCACTGGAAATTGAATACATCTGCAAGGAATGCAATCATGAGGAAGACATCATTAAATCCTTTTTCTAAAGCCCCCAGTAATATTGACACCATTAGTAAGCCGTGATAAAGTAAAATTATCTCGAATTAAAGATATTTTATTTTAAGATAAATAACATAGGGGAGGAAGTTAACTTGAAACAATTAAAAGGTATTCACCATGTCACCGCTATAACAAGCAGTGCTGAAAAAAATTATGAGTTCTTCACATATACATTAGGAATGCGTTTAGTAAAGAAAACAGTTAATCAGGATGACATTCAAACGTATCACTTATTTTTTGCAGATGATGCAGGAAGTCCGGGAACGGATATGACATTTTTTGATTTTCCTGGTATTCCAAAGGGATCACATGGAACGGATGAAATATCAAAAACTTCATTCCGGGTTCCGACAGATGAGGCACTCGATTATTGGGTAAAGCGGTTTGACCGCTTAGAGGTTCCTCATTCCGGGATCAAAGAGCAGTTCGGCAAGAAGACCCTGTCCTTCACAGATTTCGATGATCAAAAATACCAATTGATCTCAGATCAAACCAATAAAGGTGTAACATCGGGCACACCTTGGCAGAATGGGCCGATTCCGTTAGAATACGCGATCACTGGCCTGGGGCCGCTTTTCGTAAGGGTAGCTCAATTTGATTATTTTAAGGAAATGATGGAAAAGGTTCTGCATTTTAAGGAAATTGCACAAGAGGGAGACTTCCATTTGTTTGAAGTGGGTGAAGGCGGAAATGGGGCTCAGGTGATAGTGGAATATAACCCGTCTCTTCCTCAGGCACGCCAGGGCTATGGAACAGTCCATCACGCCGCATTCCGCGTGGAAGATAAGTCTGTTCTTGAGGAATGGGATCAGCATTTGAGAGGCTTTGGCTTCCAGACTTCAGGATTTGTAGATCGCTTTTTCTTCGGTTCTTTATATTCCCGGGTTGCTCCGCAGATTTTATTTGAATTCGCGACAGATGGACCTGGATTCATGGGTGACGAGCCATATGAAACACTTGGGGAAAAACTGTCACTGCCGCCATTCCTGGAGCCGAAGAGGGACCAAATCGAAAGCTATGTCCGTCCGATCGATACAGTAAGAAGCACGAAGAATCTTGTAAAAGAATAACTAGGCCAAAGGCACCTGTCATTCCACTGCTTTAACGCAGTGGAGGACAGCTGCCTTTTTTTAGCGTATAATGGAGGGTATTCTTTAGTAAATAGGAGCAGAGGGCAGTGGAGAAACATAAAAGCAAATACAGGTGGCTTGTCTTTGGCGCGGTTTTATTTACATACTTTTTAATCGTAAGCCAAAGGACAGCACCTGGTTTAATTACTGATCAATTAATGAAGGAATTCGGCGTGACAGCTGCAGCAATTGGTCTCCTGACGAGCATCCAATTTTTCGCCTATGCAAGCCTGCAGGTTCCCATTGGAATATTATCGGACCGTTTTGGCCCAAATGTATTTTTAATCGCCGGAACACTTCTTAACGGAATAGGGACTTTATTATTCAGCTTTGCAGCGAATGAATACATCCTTTTTGCGGCAAGGATGCTAGTTGGAATAGGTGATGCTACCATCTGGATTAATGTTGTCATTATTTTAGGCAGATGGTTTAAAGTAAATGAATTTGTGAAATTGCTTGGTTTTGCGGGCATGTCAGGGAGCTTTGGATTTTTGCTCGCGACTGTGCCATTTTCCATTTGGATTTCCATATGGGGCTGGCGCATTCCGTTTTTGGCGGTGGGCATTATTTTGACCATCCTCGCCTTATTGCTGTATTTTATTTTAATTTTGCAGCCATCCCGGATGGGCATAGAACTTAAGAAAACAAAAGGTAAGAAGGAGCCAGCTGAGAAAACAGCCAACATATTAAAGAGAATTTTTTCTGACCGTCAGGCATGGGCCACATTTTTGTGTCACTTTGGTGTGGTTGGCACTTATGTTGGCTTCATCGGTTCATGGGCAGTGCCATATGGAATGGAAATGTATGATTTGACCCGTTCCGAATCCAGCCAGCTAGTCATGATTGGACTGATTGGGGCAATTATTGGTGCTCCGTTAATGAGCTTCATATCAGGACGGATGGGCAGCATTAAACGCCCTTATCTTTTTGCCCACATAATCGTCGTTCTCGGTTGGGCAGTTTTTCTCGTATTCCAAGGCAAACCTCCATATCCGCTCCTGATTGTTCTTTTCCTGGTCATGGGTTATGGGAATGGGGCAAGTACGCTGACATTTGCGATTGTCAGAAAATCATTTGACATTCGAGACGTGGGTGTCGTTTCAGGTTTTGCCAACACCGGTGGTTTTCTGAGCGCAGTTTTGCTGCCATTTATTTTCGGTAAAGTTTTGGATACATTTGAAGCTGGATACCAGTATGGATTTATTATTCCGGTCATCTTTTCATTGATTGGACTGATGGGTGCAGGGTTAATAAAGGAAAAAGAACGCCAATTGGTTAAAGGCTAATTTTATGCAGTATTTTGAGGACAAATCATTAAAAAGGAGACGAGATGATGAAAGCTTTATTAAAAAAAGAAACAAATGGCTATACTGCTGTCTTTGAACGAATGCTGAAACATCCAAGGGAAGAAATCTGGGCGATGCTTACTGACAATCATCAGCTGAAAAAATGGTTTCCTGAGCTGCAGGCTGAGGATTTAAAGAATGGTGGAAAATTCAAATTTGATATGGGTGATGGCAGCTTTGAGGAAATGGAAATCCTCGGGTTTGAAAGGCCTGCGATCCTAGAATACACATGGGGTGATGATATTGTCCGCTTTGAGCTGAATGAATTAAAGGGCGGGACAGAGTTGATTTTAATTGAAAAAATAAGTGAAATAACAGATCATACACCAAGGGATCTTGCAGGATGGCATGTGTGTCTTAATGAGATTGGACGTCTGCTTGATGGAGCAGAAGAAGGCAGCCGGAAAGAAGAATGGAAAAATTGGTATGAAGAATATAAAGCAGCAACTGAGGCCATAAAGCAATAATAAATGGGCTGATAAATTTATATTAGCAAAATGAATAAGAATATATTTAGCAAAAAAAGGTGGGGCCATATTAAATGAAACCCCATCCTTTTTTTATTTTAATTTGTGATATTCGGAAGAACACTTTTGTATATAGAATAATCATCCCAGTTTATAGTTAACTTTTTTCTTTACTGCCATCCAAACCTCACTATATACATTTTCCGATGGACCGTTTTACTTTACCAATGAAAAAAGCATACCAATTACAAATTGATATGCTAATTCATATACAATTTACATGTTTCTTCTCAAAAACGGAACTATTTAAAATTATGCGGCAGCATTTTTTCTATTTCATAAACGGTTTCATGTTTGATTTCTTCGGATCAATGGTGAAGCGGTAAATCGGCAATTCCTTACCAATTTCAGAAGGAACATAGCCAAATGTTGTATAACTGTCCACTGATTCAGGCTCAAGCGACAGGGAAAGCAGATTTGTCTGAGGCTGAGCGGTCAGAAAAACATAAGTTCCTTTCGGGAAGGTGATGTCCTTCTTAGTCACCTCAGTTTCAACTTCAACAAGCTCCCTGCCTTCATAATTCCCAGCACCTTCCTTAGAGGTAACTGTAAAGGCTTCAGCTGGAAGGCTTACATTTTTCGGGAGTTTAAAGCCCTTTAACCCTTGATCCTTTAATTTTTCCGCGATTTCGTCATGACCTGGCTTTATTAAATAGGCAGTAGGTCTATCCCTAACCAATGTTGGTTCTGCGTCTGTAGCACTTAAGTATTTAACAGGGATATCCTGAACAGTGCCTGTTGCAATATCAACCATTTCAAGAGTCTCATTCTCGATCTCTTTGTTTTCGCTATCAATGATTATTGGGTCATTGTCATTTGGTTTTAGGCCTTTTTTAATAAGATTAAGTCTTTCAAATGCTACTAGATTTTTAATTTGTCTTGCATGACTGGCTGTTTGCTTAAGAATGCTCTCATGAGTGGCAATTTGGGCGTTCACTCTGCGCGAAAAATCTTCACGGCCGATGCCAATGCCTCTGCTTTCTACCAGGAAGGAGAATGCTGGCTGAAGTCCGAATGAATTCCGGCCAATTCTTGGTTCAGTGGAGCCCTCGATAATTTCAATTTCACCTTGGTCATCCAGGCCTGCTGTATAGTAAATTTCTGCGGAGATGCCATTATTCTCAAGCTCTTCCATAGCAGGTTCAACAAATATACTGTCAGATGCCTGACGGATTTTTTCCGGTATATTGAGGTTTCGGCCAGACTGGATCAGAATATCGTGATACTTCAACGCGCCCTGTTCTCCAACTTGATTAAAAGCACTGCTGTACACTGAATATTCATGAGCATCAATCACGACTTCCGGTGAATATTTTTTGAATTCTTCATGAATTGCCTTGACCTCAGGTGATTCGAGTTTTATATGATCGCGATTTCCGTCAAGGCCGTTGGCAAGCTGTCTTGTAAAAGCGTAGGAACCATCAGGATTGACTCTTGGTATGACAATGACATTAATATCGTCCAAAACGTCCTTGCCTAAATCACCGGCAAGCCTGTTGGCCAGGGCCAGGATAGATTCACCACTGGCAGGTTCGTTGCCATGAATCTGGCTCTGAACCCATACAATCGGCTTTTTTGATAAATAACCTGGTCTTATATGCTTATCCTTTGTGAAATAAAGGGCTGGTATTTCACGGCCTTCTTGAGATGTTCCGATTGATTTAACAGTCAGGTAAGGACTTTTAGCTTCGAGCTGCTTTATGTAAGACATCATTTCTTCTTGAGAAGTAAATGCATCCCCGTCCCTTGAAAAGGCAGGAGTCTTGTCAGTCACCTCGATTTCAGGAAAGAGGTGTCTTACTTGTTCAGGCTGGCTGTATGATTTCCCGTAATAGGGAGTTTCTGCCTGAACCACGGGTGCAGCCAATAAAGCAGCAGACAGGAGTACAGGAATAGTGCGTTTTTTTACTAGTTTTTTCATCGGCTAATTTCCTCCTCTTCTAATTTCAATTCAATAATAGATGAAGAATATTTTAAGTGTCAAAAAATTTAGAATAGTATAAATTGAGGAGTTTAATGAATGATTTGTTTAAAAAGAAGTAATTGTAGGTGCTTAGTTCTAATATAATTCGGGGAACGAAATAGAATTGTTTCTAACTAGCAAAAATTCCCTACTTCCTATCTCAATAAAAACAGTGCTTTGGTTAGGAGTTGAAATTATAAAATTTATAAATTTTCTGAAAATAAGTTGATAAGCAAAGCCGGTTTTATCCTTCATCCTTAATGGGACGGAACCAATTAGCAATCGGATTTTACTTTCCGCAGATTATGAGAAAACCCGAACTGCTGCAGCCGAGCATGAAGGAATTATTGACATATGCAGCTGAAGGAAAGCTGAAGCTGACAATTGGGGAAATCCATCCTCTTGATGACTGCCAAAGTGCATGAAAGAATGCAGTCGAGGCAAACAAAAGGAAACCTTATACTTGTACCTGCAAGATAATCGGATGCCTGCCATTTAACAAGTGGCAGGCTCTTTTTCTATTAAACTGACAGGATTATAAGGATTTGTATAGAACATAATTAGTAGTGCTGATCCTACTTTTAATGAGGGTGATTTCATATGGAAAAGGATGGAGTAAAGAAAAAGGTGCAAAATACATTCGGTAAAAATGCAGAAAAATATGTGACAAGCAAAATTCATGCTGATTTAGCTGAGCTTAACCAGCTCGTTCAAACTCTGAAACCGCAGAAAGATTGGGTGGTATTAGATATCGCAACAGGAGGCGGGCATGTGGCCAAAAGTCTGGCACCTTTTGTTTCTCAGGTCTTTGCATCTGATATGACAAAAGAAATGCTGGCCAATACCGCAAGCCATCTGGAAGGCTTTAAAAACATC is a genomic window containing:
- a CDS encoding GTP pyrophosphokinase family protein, which encodes MVTNMPEQMSLKELRTDLVRFMMSYKFALEEINTKINILKEEFQYVHDYNPIEHVKSRIKSPESIFKKLQRKNLEISLESIQQNIRDIAGVRITCSFVSDIYKIKAMLESQKDITVLECKDYIQNPKPNGYQSLHLIVQIPIFMSDREELVPVEIQIRTIAMDFWASLEHKIYYKYNKEIPQRIVNELKEAADTASRLDRKMENIHEEMIGLKQLEDDEAMIFSPESLQFLLARKGIRT
- a CDS encoding DUF5392 family protein, yielding MQVWTDMPNFVKRELEQLEEKVSPVMKKASRYIFWSTPLIILSLINLMTLFFTVQDEKTSPVTILIYAIIGALGFALSKEGKHQQLEIQKLSSQYIKERITKSQWASYPIKTRYQALINENPRKAVPYFIQFLKEEKRDWQ
- a CDS encoding TetR family transcriptional regulator, with the translated sequence MPKITFFNLPEDKRGSLVHAAKKEFARVPLYQASISNIIKDAKIPRGSFYQYFDDKEDAFFYLLNSHVSAYKLHFLEALRKNKGDIFDAMIDFYTAIITEEKENLQFLRNLFLNMTHRIENVMARSFGENDLNENFKKISNLINKERLNIQDEHELFHMMQIISSVTFHNIVKKFAGELPFDEAVNNYRTEIYLLKKGFVSG
- a CDS encoding OFA family MFS transporter, whose amino-acid sequence is MANKNRWLIALSAVAIHLSIGSVYAYSVYQNPLKETLGWEKTDVSLAFTIAIFILGIAAAFFGRFVEKRGPRVSAMIAAVFFGIGIIGSGFAIQLENYVLFLIFFGVIGGLGLGFGYIAPVSTLVKWFPDRRGLATGMAVMGFGAGALITSPIASRLMIATSIPTTFYVLGISYFILMILGSLYIAKPPQGWAPEGMEENTEERPVKADLAQLTANEAIKTKRFWLLWIMMFINISAGIMILSVAAPMAQEITGASAITAASIVGIMGLFNGGGRIGWASASDYLGRGNTYMTFFLIQVAAFFILPFITNSFIFSVFLYIIVSCYGGGFASLPAFIGDLFGTKQLGAIHGYLLTSWSIAGVVGPMLVSSIYENTQSYTITFYVFGTMLAIGFIVSLLMKRDIKKIRTAKNQKRASGQLVIE
- a CDS encoding ring-cleaving dioxygenase, translating into MKQLKGIHHVTAITSSAEKNYEFFTYTLGMRLVKKTVNQDDIQTYHLFFADDAGSPGTDMTFFDFPGIPKGSHGTDEISKTSFRVPTDEALDYWVKRFDRLEVPHSGIKEQFGKKTLSFTDFDDQKYQLISDQTNKGVTSGTPWQNGPIPLEYAITGLGPLFVRVAQFDYFKEMMEKVLHFKEIAQEGDFHLFEVGEGGNGAQVIVEYNPSLPQARQGYGTVHHAAFRVEDKSVLEEWDQHLRGFGFQTSGFVDRFFFGSLYSRVAPQILFEFATDGPGFMGDEPYETLGEKLSLPPFLEPKRDQIESYVRPIDTVRSTKNLVKE
- a CDS encoding MFS transporter is translated as MEKHKSKYRWLVFGAVLFTYFLIVSQRTAPGLITDQLMKEFGVTAAAIGLLTSIQFFAYASLQVPIGILSDRFGPNVFLIAGTLLNGIGTLLFSFAANEYILFAARMLVGIGDATIWINVVIILGRWFKVNEFVKLLGFAGMSGSFGFLLATVPFSIWISIWGWRIPFLAVGIILTILALLLYFILILQPSRMGIELKKTKGKKEPAEKTANILKRIFSDRQAWATFLCHFGVVGTYVGFIGSWAVPYGMEMYDLTRSESSQLVMIGLIGAIIGAPLMSFISGRMGSIKRPYLFAHIIVVLGWAVFLVFQGKPPYPLLIVLFLVMGYGNGASTLTFAIVRKSFDIRDVGVVSGFANTGGFLSAVLLPFIFGKVLDTFEAGYQYGFIIPVIFSLIGLMGAGLIKEKERQLVKG
- a CDS encoding SRPBCC family protein, producing MKALLKKETNGYTAVFERMLKHPREEIWAMLTDNHQLKKWFPELQAEDLKNGGKFKFDMGDGSFEEMEILGFERPAILEYTWGDDIVRFELNELKGGTELILIEKISEITDHTPRDLAGWHVCLNEIGRLLDGAEEGSRKEEWKNWYEEYKAATEAIKQ
- a CDS encoding M14 family metallocarboxypeptidase; translated protein: MKKLVKKRTIPVLLSAALLAAPVVQAETPYYGKSYSQPEQVRHLFPEIEVTDKTPAFSRDGDAFTSQEEMMSYIKQLEAKSPYLTVKSIGTSQEGREIPALYFTKDKHIRPGYLSKKPIVWVQSQIHGNEPASGESILALANRLAGDLGKDVLDDINVIVIPRVNPDGSYAFTRQLANGLDGNRDHIKLESPEVKAIHEEFKKYSPEVVIDAHEYSVYSSAFNQVGEQGALKYHDILIQSGRNLNIPEKIRQASDSIFVEPAMEELENNGISAEIYYTAGLDDQGEIEIIEGSTEPRIGRNSFGLQPAFSFLVESRGIGIGREDFSRRVNAQIATHESILKQTASHARQIKNLVAFERLNLIKKGLKPNDNDPIIIDSENKEIENETLEMVDIATGTVQDIPVKYLSATDAEPTLVRDRPTAYLIKPGHDEIAEKLKDQGLKGFKLPKNVSLPAEAFTVTSKEGAGNYEGRELVEVETEVTKKDITFPKGTYVFLTAQPQTNLLSLSLEPESVDSYTTFGYVPSEIGKELPIYRFTIDPKKSNMKPFMK